One stretch of Chryseobacterium fluminis DNA includes these proteins:
- a CDS encoding FAD-dependent monooxygenase produces the protein MKKNILIAGGGIAGLTAARFLSLQGHEVTVIDRVSSYTKTGFLISLKSFGVKIMDGLALTDRLRAASSPSESVSFMERNDEVIQKISYEEMNKNIERSILISRGGLHHVLYEDIIDEVNILFGTTISSLIQKGNNTVVALSDGTEMEVDLVIISEGLRSPTRDRYFENSKLEDFNTLYLGGKLQLEHSYEIGSFKIYIDVNKMLSIYPIADNEIAIQCYIRHTGDLSTIRDHIPNLLKDSFTEYSIEVRELLDHFSDNRTMFIDKMGMITARDLVNGNLVLLGDTGYCPTALSGMGASLSIYGAKALAQFIGENPNDLCLALKNYNTLMQPIIGKFQGNARNNASSFIPASKEKLDNFVTAFSEASEMDLQHIMTDPIVLTEDQMNFKIG, from the coding sequence ATGAAAAAAAATATTCTTATCGCAGGAGGCGGCATCGCTGGGTTGACAGCAGCAAGGTTCCTTTCTTTACAAGGACATGAAGTTACAGTGATCGATCGGGTATCATCCTACACAAAGACGGGCTTTCTAATTTCACTGAAAAGTTTTGGTGTCAAGATTATGGATGGACTGGCACTGACAGACAGACTTAGAGCTGCGTCTTCTCCTTCTGAATCTGTCAGTTTCATGGAAAGGAATGATGAGGTTATACAAAAGATCAGCTATGAAGAAATGAATAAAAATATCGAACGTTCGATACTGATCTCACGGGGTGGGCTCCACCACGTCCTTTACGAAGATATTATAGATGAGGTGAATATACTATTCGGTACCACGATCTCCAGTCTTATCCAAAAAGGAAATAATACTGTCGTTGCATTATCTGATGGAACTGAAATGGAAGTGGACCTGGTCATTATATCCGAAGGATTGCGCTCCCCAACACGTGACAGATATTTCGAAAATTCAAAATTGGAAGATTTCAATACATTGTACCTGGGTGGAAAACTGCAGTTGGAACATTCTTATGAGATCGGTTCTTTTAAGATCTATATTGACGTCAATAAAATGCTTTCCATTTATCCGATTGCAGATAATGAGATCGCAATCCAGTGCTATATCCGTCATACGGGAGACTTGTCGACCATTCGAGATCATATCCCTAATCTCTTAAAAGATTCGTTCACCGAATATAGTATCGAAGTGCGCGAATTACTTGATCATTTTAGCGATAACAGAACAATGTTTATCGATAAGATGGGTATGATAACAGCTCGTGATCTGGTGAATGGAAATCTTGTATTGTTAGGGGACACGGGCTATTGTCCGACCGCTTTATCGGGGATGGGCGCATCATTGTCGATCTATGGGGCTAAAGCATTGGCACAATTCATTGGTGAAAATCCTAATGACCTATGTTTGGCGCTCAAGAATTACAATACCTTAATGCAGCCGATCATTGGGAAATTTCAAGGAAATGCAAGAAATAATGCATCTTCATTTATTCCGGCAAGTAAGGAAAAGCTTGATAATTTCGTTACGGCTTTCAGCGAAGCATCCGAAATGGATCTGCAGCATATCATGA
- a CDS encoding helix-turn-helix domain-containing protein — protein MLCCKIIITLGIKIVPFAIKIVHKDMSIYKNQQKMLQLASKLGIPVSEFDKELHHLQLNEFYIVDMLPEMMVMVRSLMADRTFSYSRKPIDIIGKGLMFSFQNIVKRPTEISQEKKISLAQPHVRIAPLHLESEVIFPEGINITQVTILIGLGYLKNCIGYDQSKFEYLFNDEKTLLIEEFMSPEMADVVNDIADISSVTVLPEFYCKIKVLQLLFLLFKNLLERQYMTYQSLRSEEIQALYKVRDRISSSLDGQLMQNELVAIAGMNILKLRKLFAQVFGKGLLEYHQHLRMQEAARLIREEKLSVSEAGYRLGFSNLSYFGRLFEKHFGMKPKKWSALYSI, from the coding sequence ATGTTATGTTGCAAAATTATTATTACATTAGGAATAAAAATAGTTCCTTTCGCAATAAAAATAGTCCATAAAGATATGAGCATATATAAGAACCAACAAAAAATGCTTCAGTTGGCAAGCAAGCTGGGCATCCCGGTTTCGGAATTTGACAAAGAGCTTCATCATTTACAACTCAATGAGTTCTACATCGTTGATATGCTTCCTGAAATGATGGTCATGGTTAGATCGCTAATGGCAGATAGAACATTTTCATACTCAAGGAAACCTATCGATATCATTGGAAAAGGGTTGATGTTTTCTTTTCAGAACATCGTCAAACGTCCAACTGAGATTTCACAGGAAAAAAAAATATCATTAGCTCAGCCTCATGTTCGCATAGCACCACTCCACCTGGAGAGCGAGGTTATATTTCCAGAGGGTATCAACATCACTCAGGTCACGATCCTGATCGGACTTGGTTATCTTAAAAATTGCATAGGTTATGACCAAAGCAAGTTTGAATATCTCTTCAATGATGAAAAAACACTTTTAATTGAGGAATTTATGTCACCTGAAATGGCGGACGTGGTCAATGATATCGCCGATATTTCATCAGTAACCGTCCTTCCCGAGTTCTATTGCAAGATTAAGGTCTTACAGCTGCTTTTCCTTCTTTTCAAAAATCTTTTGGAAAGACAATATATGACCTATCAAAGCTTGCGAAGTGAAGAAATACAGGCTTTATACAAAGTACGTGACAGAATATCTTCATCTTTGGACGGTCAATTAATGCAAAATGAACTGGTGGCCATCGCTGGAATGAATATTCTTAAATTACGAAAGCTCTTTGCACAGGTCTTTGGAAAGGGACTCTTAGAGTATCACCAGCATCTTCGTATGCAGGAAGCGGCCAGGCTCATCCGTGAGGAGAAATTGTCTGTCTCAGAAGCAGGATATCGATTGGGCTTTTCGAACCTAAGTTATTTCGGGAGGCTGTTTGAAAAGCATTTTGGAATGAAACCTAAGAAATGGAGCGCACTTTATTCGATATGA